The following proteins are encoded in a genomic region of Mercenaria mercenaria strain notata unplaced genomic scaffold, MADL_Memer_1 contig_4404, whole genome shotgun sequence:
- the LOC128553858 gene encoding uncharacterized protein LOC128553858, protein MRLRVKQARPIDLNDAVRHAVELDAFNSAERKHLESQGFMRNISDNTHSQYSRQKAPTPQYTENNPDFEKRQKTVNDLSKAFYEWKDKSSKPPSIRTNMGTRKDQQNKRKCYTCGSEQHLANTCPQKANSRTFSSSKQKGHLRNIASFGAGLFLKCSINNITLECLVDTGATLTLLSHKTWDLIKDRNTASLEKSNIQISAASGDHLNVLGKTSVIFDINGIHVVTGVLIVEIDIDGIIGLDFMKANNCQLDIHKNTITVKGTPCQMVQAGHLVCYRVTIAEMCYIPPNSEMIVTGELSIPSARKNELGIIEPLHDYNKCNMGVVAKALVHAGDTVPVRLLNTSQETDKYYPGTHIANLSLVSQISPVSARTQSHVHAKQVPEHLSDVYQRATVGLTKTQCHQVVDLLKKHSNTFSKTDTDIGRTGIIRHNIDIGNSHPIKQTLRRMSVHMQEEANKQIQNMLEQDVIQPSSSPWASGIVMVEKKDGTKRFCIDF, encoded by the coding sequence ATGAGACTACGTGTCAAGCAAGCACGACCTATTGATTTGAATGACGCTGTGCGCCATGCGGTTGAACTAGATGCCTTTAATAGCGCTGAAAGAAAGCATTTGGAAAGTCAGGGCTTTATGAGAAACATTTCAGATAACACTCATTCACAATATTCCAGGCAAAAAGCACCTACACCACAATACACTGAAAATAACCCTGACTTTGAAAAACGTCAAAAGACTGTAAATGATTTGAGTAAGGCATTCTATGAATGGAAAGATAAATCATCTAAACCGCCCTCAATTCGTACAAACATGGGTACAAGAAAAGACCAACAAAACAAAAGGAAATGCTATACATGTGGGTCTGAACAGCACCTAGCTAATACGTGTCCACAAAAGGCGAACTCTAGAACATTTAGCTCATCAAAACAAAAAGGCCATCTTCGAAATATCGCATCATTCGGAGCAGGGCTCTTTCTTAAATGTAGCATTAATAATATTACACTTGAATGCCTGGTCGATACCGGTGCTACACTGACTTTACTTTCTCACAAAACATGGGATCTGATAAAAGACAGAAATACAGCTTCTTTGGAAAAATCCAATATACAAATCTCTGCAGCTTCTGGCGATCATTTGAACGTTTTAGGCAAAACATCAGTTATTTTTGACATTAATGGAATCCATGTAGTTACAGGGGTACTCATTGTTGAGATAGATATTGATGGCATTATAGGTTTAGACTTTATGAAAGCCAATAACTGCCAATTAGACATTCACAAAAACACTATTACTGTAAAAGGTACACCTTGTCAAATGGTACAGGCTGGTCACTTAGTTTGCTACAGGGTAACAATTGCAGAAATGTGTTACATTCCCCCCAATTCAGAAATGATAGTGACTGGAGAGCTTTCTATACCATCTGCAAGAAAAAATGAACTTGGTATTATAGAACCATTACATGACTACAATAAATGCAATATGGGCGTAGTAGCTAAAGCACTTGTGCATGCCGGAGATACCGTTCCTGTTAGGTTACTGAATACAAGTCAGGAAACGGACAAATACTACCCAGGTACACACATTGCCAATTTAAGCCTCGTGTCTCAAATATCCCCGGTTTCTGCTAGGACACAAAGTCATGTGCACGCAAAGCAAGTACCAGAACATTTGTCAGATGTTTATCAAAGAGCTACTGTAGGGCTTACAAAGACACAATGCCACCAAGTAGTTGATCTTTTGAAAAAGCATTCTAATACATTTTCCAAGACTGATACTGACATTGGTAGGACGGGCATTATAAGACATAATATTGATATAGGAAATTCCCATCCCATCAAACAAACTCTACGAAGAATGTCAGTTCACATGCAGGAGGAAGCAAATAAACAAATTCAAAACATGCTAGAACAAGATGTCATTCAACCATCTTCGAGTCCTTGGGCAAGCGGCATTGTTATGGTGGAAAAGAAAGACGGAACAAAAAGATTTTGCATAGACTTTTGA